The Kitasatospora paranensis genome has a window encoding:
- a CDS encoding sensor histidine kinase: MPSLNELVRRHTTLTGADVEWLHLLVSEWQLLSDLSFADLVLWIPTWDGIRYVSVAQMRPNTGPTSYQDDMVGHLVPRGRRPLLDAAFDEGRIVREGDPEWREEVPVRVESIPVRREGRVLGVIARNTNLLTVRTPSRLELTYLQSASDLAQMIAAGTFPYPAEQVDMDAAPRVGDGLIRLDAEGVVTYASPNALSAYHRIGLATDLVGSHLGRATAELAPPSRSAVHEALVKMASGWAPRQTEVEAQGGVVTIRSIPLKPKGVLTGSLVLCRDVTELRRRDRELMTKDATIREIHHRVKNNLQTVAALLRLQARRMDSESGRAALDEAVRRVGSIAIVHETLSQTLDEQVAFDDIADRVLAMVMELSQDGLVSTKRAGSFGILSAEVATPLAMILTELMQNALEHAFDPKSGGSLEVGALRGRAPASGIGWSESWNDGVKPEEYLLITVQDDGRGMPEGFDPQRAGNLGLQIVRTLVTGELGGTFDMVAAPDGGTKVVLEIPVK; encoded by the coding sequence GTGCCCTCGCTGAACGAACTCGTCCGCCGCCACACCACCCTCACCGGTGCCGACGTGGAGTGGCTGCACCTGCTGGTCTCGGAATGGCAGCTGCTGTCCGACCTCTCCTTCGCCGACCTGGTCCTCTGGATCCCCACCTGGGACGGCATCCGGTACGTCTCGGTGGCCCAGATGCGGCCCAACACCGGGCCGACCTCCTACCAGGACGACATGGTCGGCCACCTCGTCCCGCGCGGCCGCCGGCCGCTGCTGGACGCGGCCTTCGACGAGGGCCGGATCGTGCGCGAGGGCGACCCGGAGTGGCGCGAGGAGGTGCCGGTGCGGGTCGAGTCGATCCCCGTCCGGCGCGAGGGCAGGGTGCTCGGGGTGATCGCCCGCAACACCAACCTGCTGACCGTCCGCACCCCGAGCCGGCTGGAGCTCACCTACCTGCAGAGCGCGTCCGACCTGGCCCAGATGATCGCCGCCGGAACGTTTCCCTACCCGGCCGAGCAGGTCGACATGGACGCCGCCCCGCGGGTGGGCGACGGCCTGATCCGCCTCGACGCCGAGGGCGTCGTCACCTACGCCAGCCCCAACGCGCTCTCCGCCTACCATCGCATCGGCCTCGCCACCGACCTGGTGGGCAGCCATCTCGGGCGCGCCACCGCCGAGTTGGCGCCGCCCTCGCGTTCCGCGGTGCACGAGGCCCTGGTCAAGATGGCCAGTGGCTGGGCGCCGCGGCAGACCGAGGTGGAGGCGCAGGGCGGCGTGGTCACCATCCGCTCCATCCCGCTGAAGCCCAAGGGCGTGCTGACCGGCTCGCTGGTGCTCTGCCGCGACGTCACCGAGCTGCGCCGCCGCGACCGGGAGCTGATGACCAAGGACGCCACCATCCGGGAGATCCACCACCGGGTGAAGAACAACCTGCAGACCGTCGCCGCGCTGCTGCGGCTGCAGGCCCGCCGGATGGACTCCGAGTCGGGCCGGGCCGCGCTGGACGAGGCCGTCCGGCGGGTGGGCTCGATCGCCATCGTGCACGAGACGCTGTCGCAGACCCTCGACGAGCAGGTCGCCTTCGACGACATCGCCGACCGGGTGCTCGCCATGGTCATGGAGCTCTCCCAGGACGGCCTGGTGTCCACGAAGCGGGCGGGCAGCTTCGGCATCCTCTCCGCCGAGGTGGCCACCCCGCTCGCGATGATCCTCACCGAGCTGATGCAGAACGCGCTGGAGCACGCCTTCGACCCGAAGTCGGGGGGCAGTCTGGAGGTCGGTGCGCTGCGCGGGCGGGCGCCGGCCTCCGGCATCGGGTGGTCGGAGAGCTGGAACGACGGGGTCAAGCCCGAGGAGTACCTGCTGATCACCGTCCAGGACGACGGCCGGGGCATGCCCGAGGGCTTCGACCCGCAGCGGGCCGGCAACCTCGGCCTGCAGATCGTCCGGACCCTGGTGACCGGGGAGCTCGGCGGCACCTTCGACATGGTCGCGGCCCCGGACGGCGGCACCAAGGTCGTGCTGGAGATCCCGGTGAAGTAG
- a CDS encoding extracellular solute-binding protein: MNRKLAAVAAIATVLVASACSSSGSSGDAKQATLSKDGKGKKITVWLMDDAQKGWPDVVEAAKKQFKDQTGADVDIQWQTWTNYTTKLDTALLSGNAPDALELGNTQAAKYIEAGSFVDLTGVKGQFDNSDKYLDSLAASGQTPDGSKTYAIPYYAGARVLIYRKDLFAAAGVTNPPTTLAELKDALTKVKAANASTPGFSALYLPGQNWYTAASFGAGSFGVKGIVAKSDGDKWTGTLTDPKFVEGVKVWNDLQKQFSTGGTTTDEATQDALMAKGNIAAIVGNGWELGSVADPKTGDPSLKDKLASIALPGTAAGTPTPAFLGGSDLAVPAKAANAGLGATFLQIFTNTQQQTALAKFAIPNAKNLVAAYKAAAPANKATGDAAEGQTWFIPNSPLWSGADETTLKTAFGAIAAGGDPAAELKKAEDAVLKDLNG, from the coding sequence TTGAACCGCAAGCTCGCCGCCGTGGCCGCCATTGCCACCGTGCTCGTCGCCTCGGCCTGCTCCTCGTCCGGCTCCTCCGGTGACGCCAAGCAGGCGACCCTCAGCAAGGACGGCAAGGGCAAGAAGATCACCGTCTGGCTGATGGACGACGCGCAGAAGGGCTGGCCGGACGTCGTCGAGGCCGCCAAGAAGCAGTTCAAGGACCAGACCGGCGCCGACGTCGACATCCAGTGGCAGACCTGGACGAACTACACCACCAAGCTCGACACCGCGCTGCTCTCCGGCAACGCCCCCGACGCCCTGGAGCTCGGCAACACCCAGGCCGCGAAGTACATCGAGGCCGGCTCCTTCGTCGACCTGACCGGCGTCAAGGGCCAGTTCGACAACTCGGACAAGTACCTGGACTCGCTGGCCGCCTCCGGCCAGACCCCGGACGGCTCCAAGACCTACGCCATCCCGTACTACGCCGGCGCCCGCGTCCTGATCTACCGCAAGGACCTCTTCGCCGCGGCCGGCGTCACCAACCCGCCGACCACCCTGGCCGAGCTGAAGGACGCGCTGACCAAGGTCAAGGCCGCGAACGCCTCGACCCCGGGCTTCTCCGCCCTCTACCTCCCGGGCCAGAACTGGTACACCGCCGCCTCCTTCGGCGCCGGCAGCTTCGGCGTCAAGGGCATCGTCGCCAAGTCGGACGGCGACAAGTGGACCGGCACCCTGACCGACCCGAAGTTCGTCGAGGGCGTCAAGGTCTGGAACGACCTGCAGAAGCAGTTCTCGACCGGTGGCACCACCACCGACGAGGCCACCCAGGACGCCCTGATGGCCAAGGGCAACATCGCCGCCATCGTCGGCAACGGCTGGGAGCTCGGCTCCGTCGCCGACCCGAAGACCGGTGACCCGAGCCTCAAGGACAAGCTCGCCTCGATCGCCCTCCCGGGCACCGCGGCCGGCACCCCCACCCCGGCCTTCCTCGGCGGCTCCGACCTGGCCGTCCCGGCCAAGGCCGCCAACGCGGGCCTGGGCGCGACCTTCCTGCAGATCTTCACCAACACCCAGCAGCAGACCGCGCTCGCCAAGTTCGCCATCCCGAACGCGAAGAACCTGGTCGCCGCGTACAAGGCCGCCGCGCCGGCCAACAAGGCCACCGGTGACGCCGCCGAGGGCCAGACCTGGTTCATCCCGAACTCGCCGCTGTGGTCCGGCGCCGACGAGACGACCCTGAAGACCGCCTTCGGCGCGATCGCCGCCGGTGGCGACCCGGCCGCCGAGCTCAAGAAGGCCGAGGACGCCGTCCTCAAGGACCTGAACGGCTGA
- a CDS encoding carbohydrate ABC transporter permease — MTSIDVQATTTAPPLAPAAKVRAKVRPTGQSRTMTWVWNTLGLGFAAVMGFPIYWMIITTFKTNKDLIARDPAFWPRIFSLDSYRTVFGDTDFLPALQNTVTITVGAVLLGLVVGFLAAVSVARFNFRGRNFFIVSMLVVQMVPLLAIIVPLFVVMNNAGMTGTLFGVMLAYLVFTVPYVIWTLRSFIVNIPAELDEAAMVDGCTQWGAFFRVILPLTLPGLITTGVYSWIQAWNEFIVANTLLSTGGQKTSMIWLTFYATTPTRGADYGSQMAGGLLVSLPVIVLFVIFQKKVSAGLTAGAVKG; from the coding sequence ATGACCTCCATCGACGTGCAGGCGACCACCACCGCGCCGCCGCTCGCGCCGGCCGCCAAGGTCCGGGCCAAGGTCCGCCCCACCGGGCAGAGCCGGACGATGACCTGGGTCTGGAACACCCTGGGCCTCGGCTTCGCCGCGGTGATGGGCTTCCCGATCTACTGGATGATCATCACCACGTTCAAGACGAACAAGGACCTGATCGCCCGGGACCCCGCGTTCTGGCCCCGGATCTTCTCGCTGGACAGCTACCGCACCGTCTTCGGCGACACGGACTTCCTGCCGGCCCTGCAGAACACGGTGACCATCACCGTCGGCGCGGTGCTGCTCGGCCTGGTGGTCGGCTTCCTGGCGGCCGTCTCCGTCGCCCGGTTCAACTTCCGCGGCCGGAACTTCTTCATCGTCTCGATGCTCGTCGTCCAGATGGTGCCGCTCCTGGCGATCATCGTCCCGCTGTTCGTGGTGATGAACAACGCCGGCATGACCGGGACGCTCTTCGGCGTGATGCTCGCCTACCTGGTCTTCACCGTCCCGTACGTGATCTGGACGCTGCGCTCGTTCATCGTCAACATCCCGGCCGAGCTCGACGAGGCCGCCATGGTGGACGGCTGCACCCAGTGGGGCGCGTTCTTCCGGGTCATCCTGCCGCTCACCCTGCCCGGCCTGATCACCACCGGTGTCTACAGCTGGATCCAGGCGTGGAACGAGTTCATCGTCGCCAACACGCTGCTGTCCACCGGCGGCCAGAAGACCTCGATGATCTGGCTGACCTTCTACGCCACGACGCCCACCCGCGGCGCCGACTACGGCTCCCAGATGGCCGGCGGCCTGCTGGTGTCGCTGCCCGTGATCGTGCTCTTCGTGATCTTCCAGAAGAAGGTGTCGGCGGGTCTCACCGCCGGTGCGGTCAAGGGCTAG
- a CDS encoding sugar ABC transporter permease, producing MSVTTDETVIRSETSGPAPVKEPQRRGFFAAGHYIPYTLILPAIAALVGVLAYPLFKLFDLSFQNINRYSYLVNPALGKYVGFDGFTKVFGDGQFWEVVLRSVYFTAELVVLSMVLGMLFALLLNRVSGWVKVTCITVMMFVWAIPALVTGTVFRWLFASNGGVVDYIGYLFTGDEKTKHYDWFADPTVGLYVVGAAVIIWGALPFLVLGLNAALTQVPSELMEAAKLDGANPFQAFRHVVIPVIRPFLMISAALSFIWDFQVFAQIFSLRNTAPEPGYWTIGTYLYQKGIVASHYSDSSVISITMIVLMLAVLVFYIRQMLKIGAQDR from the coding sequence ATGAGTGTGACCACCGACGAGACCGTGATCCGGTCCGAGACGTCCGGGCCCGCCCCCGTGAAGGAGCCGCAGCGACGCGGCTTCTTCGCCGCGGGCCACTACATCCCGTACACGCTGATCCTGCCGGCGATCGCCGCCCTGGTCGGGGTCCTCGCGTATCCGCTGTTCAAGCTCTTCGACCTGTCGTTCCAGAACATCAACCGGTACTCGTACCTGGTCAACCCGGCGCTCGGGAAGTACGTCGGGTTCGACGGCTTCACCAAGGTGTTCGGCGACGGCCAGTTCTGGGAGGTCGTGCTCCGCTCCGTGTACTTCACGGCGGAGCTGGTCGTCCTCTCGATGGTGCTGGGCATGCTGTTCGCCCTGCTGCTCAACCGGGTCTCCGGCTGGGTCAAGGTCACCTGCATCACCGTGATGATGTTCGTCTGGGCCATCCCGGCGCTCGTCACGGGCACCGTCTTCCGCTGGCTGTTCGCCTCCAACGGCGGCGTCGTCGACTACATCGGCTACCTGTTCACCGGGGACGAGAAGACCAAGCACTACGACTGGTTCGCCGACCCGACGGTCGGCCTCTACGTGGTCGGCGCCGCGGTCATCATCTGGGGCGCCCTGCCGTTCCTGGTGCTCGGCCTGAACGCCGCCCTGACCCAGGTCCCCTCGGAGCTGATGGAGGCCGCCAAGCTGGACGGCGCGAACCCCTTCCAGGCCTTCCGGCACGTGGTGATCCCGGTCATCCGGCCGTTCCTGATGATCAGCGCCGCACTCAGCTTCATCTGGGACTTCCAGGTCTTCGCGCAGATCTTCTCGCTGCGCAACACCGCCCCCGAGCCGGGCTACTGGACCATCGGCACCTACCTGTACCAGAAGGGCATCGTCGCCTCGCACTACAGCGACAGCTCGGTGATCTCGATCACCATGATCGTCCTCATGCTGGCGGTGCTCGTCTTCTACATCCGCCAGATGCTCAAGATCGGAGCCCAGGACCGATGA
- a CDS encoding SIS domain-containing protein, whose amino-acid sequence MSDQQTVPVPGRIMAAEMAEQPAVLQRILDEGAPKIREIAAEIATRNPRFVLLTARGTSDNAALYAKYLIEVLLGKPAGLTSMSTTTAYGARPDLTDCLVITVSQSGGSPDLVASTRAAREAGAITLAVTNNADSPLAEVSEFHIDVLAGPEKALPATKTYTAELLALYLFVEGLRGGEGAAAKDLPGLAAGILERQSEVKALAERYRFAQRLVITSRGYGYPTAREAALKLMETTYIPASPFSGADLLHGPLAMVDNVSPVIAIVPDGKGGEALQPVLDRLRGRGADLVVVGQQAQVEAASAGFALPAGVPEEVQPILEILPLQLLAYEVTIARGQDPDAPRALAKVTETH is encoded by the coding sequence ATGTCCGACCAGCAGACTGTCCCCGTCCCCGGCAGGATCATGGCGGCGGAGATGGCCGAGCAGCCGGCCGTCCTGCAGCGCATCCTCGACGAGGGCGCTCCCAAGATCCGCGAGATCGCGGCCGAGATCGCCACCCGCAACCCGCGCTTCGTGCTGCTCACCGCGCGCGGCACCTCCGACAACGCCGCGCTGTACGCCAAGTACCTGATCGAGGTGCTGCTGGGCAAGCCGGCCGGCCTGACCTCGATGTCCACCACCACGGCCTACGGCGCCCGGCCCGACCTCACCGACTGCCTGGTGATCACCGTCAGCCAGTCCGGCGGCTCGCCCGACCTGGTGGCCTCCACCCGGGCCGCCCGCGAGGCCGGCGCCATCACCCTGGCGGTGACCAACAACGCCGACTCGCCGCTGGCCGAGGTCTCCGAGTTCCACATCGACGTGCTGGCGGGCCCGGAGAAGGCGCTGCCGGCCACCAAGACGTACACCGCAGAGCTGCTGGCCCTGTACCTGTTCGTCGAGGGCCTGCGCGGCGGCGAGGGCGCGGCCGCCAAGGACCTGCCGGGCCTCGCGGCCGGCATCCTGGAGCGCCAGTCCGAGGTCAAGGCGCTGGCCGAGCGGTACCGCTTCGCCCAGCGGCTGGTCATCACCTCGCGCGGCTACGGCTACCCGACCGCCCGCGAGGCGGCGCTGAAGCTCATGGAGACCACCTACATCCCGGCCTCCCCGTTCTCCGGCGCCGACCTGCTGCACGGCCCGCTGGCCATGGTCGACAACGTCTCGCCGGTCATCGCGATCGTGCCCGACGGCAAGGGCGGCGAGGCCCTCCAGCCGGTGCTGGACCGCCTGCGCGGCCGCGGGGCGGACCTGGTCGTGGTCGGCCAGCAGGCCCAGGTCGAGGCCGCCTCCGCGGGCTTCGCGCTGCCGGCCGGCGTGCCGGAGGAGGTCCAGCCGATCCTGGAGATCCTGCCGCTCCAGCTGCTGGCCTACGAGGTCACCATCGCCCGCGGCCAGGACCCGGACGCGCCGCGCGCGCTGGCGAAGGTCACCGAGACCCACTGA
- a CDS encoding sugar transporter, with protein MKRQLTAAIGVAALVASAAGCSSGAAGASAASADPKNSTGTVTVWLMGEAQDNWPELVQQVNDQFAAKYPKVELRLAYQTWKDKIGNLDAALQANNPPDVVELGNTETMKYILNGSLAPVDRTSFDNNDTWIRGLVNTCTYQSKLYCVPYYAGARVALYNSAMFREATGAAEVPATEDDLLAALDKIQSKNHGQGFSALYLPGPYWYAAMSYVAAYGGAIAKFDNGGRWHGTLNEAKAQQGIAHFVDLVKTYNHGDLKVNELNQAAVLGKHRTAMLYGNGWEASAALDPLSGDPKLKDLVKVAGMPGPNGKPLPSFIGGSDLAVTAKSHVQDLAKDWVRMFTSTKSEQVLADKDTLPNNLTQLAPLKDKPATAAAANAVPDAWFTPLAPGWSAIEKQNVLVDMLDAILAGTSVDKATKDADARIDQLINNPS; from the coding sequence GTGAAGCGTCAGCTGACAGCAGCGATCGGTGTCGCGGCTCTGGTGGCCTCGGCCGCGGGCTGCAGCAGCGGGGCGGCCGGAGCCTCCGCCGCTTCGGCCGATCCGAAGAACTCCACCGGGACGGTCACCGTCTGGCTGATGGGCGAGGCGCAGGACAACTGGCCGGAGCTCGTCCAGCAGGTCAACGACCAGTTCGCGGCCAAGTACCCGAAGGTCGAACTGCGCCTCGCGTACCAGACCTGGAAGGACAAGATCGGCAATCTGGACGCGGCGCTCCAGGCCAACAACCCGCCGGACGTGGTCGAGCTCGGCAATACCGAGACGATGAAGTACATCCTCAACGGCTCGCTCGCCCCGGTGGACCGCACCTCGTTCGACAACAACGACACGTGGATCCGCGGCCTGGTCAACACCTGCACCTACCAGAGCAAGCTGTACTGCGTGCCCTACTACGCCGGCGCCCGGGTCGCCCTGTACAACTCGGCGATGTTCCGGGAGGCCACCGGCGCCGCGGAGGTGCCGGCCACCGAGGACGACCTGCTGGCGGCCCTGGACAAGATCCAGTCCAAGAACCACGGCCAGGGCTTCTCCGCGCTCTACCTGCCCGGTCCGTACTGGTACGCCGCGATGTCGTACGTCGCGGCGTACGGCGGCGCCATCGCCAAGTTCGACAACGGCGGCCGCTGGCACGGCACCCTCAACGAGGCCAAGGCCCAGCAGGGCATCGCGCACTTCGTCGACCTGGTGAAGACGTACAACCACGGCGACCTGAAGGTGAACGAGCTGAACCAGGCCGCCGTCCTCGGCAAGCACCGGACGGCGATGCTGTACGGCAACGGCTGGGAGGCCTCCGCCGCCCTCGACCCGCTGTCCGGCGACCCCAAGCTCAAGGACCTGGTCAAGGTGGCCGGCATGCCGGGCCCCAACGGCAAGCCGCTGCCCTCCTTCATCGGCGGCTCCGACCTCGCGGTGACCGCCAAGTCCCACGTCCAGGACCTGGCCAAGGACTGGGTCCGGATGTTCACCAGCACCAAGTCCGAGCAGGTCCTGGCGGACAAGGACACCCTGCCCAACAACCTCACCCAGCTGGCTCCGCTGAAGGACAAGCCGGCCACCGCCGCGGCCGCCAACGCCGTGCCGGACGCCTGGTTCACCCCGCTCGCCCCCGGCTGGTCCGCGATCGAGAAGCAGAACGTGCTGGTCGACATGCTCGACGCGATCCTCGCGGGCACCTCGGTGGACAAGGCCACCAAGGACGCCGACGCCAGGATCGACCAGCTGATCAACAACCCGTCCTGA